Genomic window (Athene noctua chromosome 20, bAthNoc1.hap1.1, whole genome shotgun sequence):
GGGTATATTTTATAGCAGATGGTATCTCCAATTCATTTAACCCCCCCCTTCAATTCCCTCCTCCAATATCACAGTGTGTACTTATAAAAGCTCTTGAAAGTAGAgcagagcagaattttttttttcaacaaatagTAAATTTGCTGAAAAATGGAGTTTCCAAGCAACAAAACCGTTAAACTGTGGcacactgaaaatgaaatgttctgTCTTCTAGAAACACCAGGTCTTGCGATTTggacatttggggaaaaaaaaaaaaaaagtggggtcGGTGATTGCTTTCAGgaatcattttaatttaaaaaaaaaatctgcactaaAAAGCACAAAGGTTAAATTGTCAGAACACAAAGCGTTTGTTTCAGGTCAGATTACATTTTTTGAGTTATACCAGTGTCAAATGTTTGGGGATCTTCTGTgtggttttaatttgaaaagtttCTCTTTTGGCTTGATGAGAACTAATTTTCCCTGAGGATTATTACTCTGGAGACTCATCCACAAGACCCAATATTTGTAAGATTACTCAAAACACAGCTCTGCAAGGTGACAAGAAAGTTCCCTGTTGATCACAGCATTTAAACATAGCCCTAAGACACATTTCAACAAAACGGAATATTCTTACATGTAGAGATAAGCACACCCTGAAGCACACTGCTGGTTCACAACGCAGAGTTAAGTCAAGATCAATGATGTACACCTTACAACCACTCCCTTGCTTGAGATCATAATGGGAGAGATTGAAGATTTTCCTGAGATTAACATATCAAATggtaataaaacatatttattcataTCTGCTTGGGAATACTTCattgtaattttgaaaaatatgatTTATACAACTCTGGGGATACATAAATTGCtgacaaaaataaataagtaaaaaatatttttgctcagtGATAACAGAACCAAATCATGGACTTTTTTATGGTTTAGCTTTAATCACACATCCTAGAAGATATGACAAATAAACTCGTCTTAGTTTACCTTGCAGAAGTTAATCATACCTGCGTTTCTCAGAAACCTGAGTTTGTAGTCAACAATAACTCTGGTTTCAGGATTATAGAATCCATCCCCACAGTCGTAACATCCTTCCGGGATTTTTCTGGGAGGATCCAGGTTTGTAAACTGAGAAATGTCTGAAGATAAAAAAACaaagtgtttgctttattttgctgcttttcccaTTTGTGCCTTTGATCAAGACACCTAACAAGTATGACATCTCCACGGCATTTGCTATAAAAACAATGCAGTTACCTTATGAcaaattttataaaacattttgcaGCTGGAGAAAACGAAAATGGAAAAATCAAGACAACAAAAAGTGTGTTGTGGAAAGAAATCCCTTTGATTTCCCCGTTCACGGTCCTGTGATTCAGCCCACTAAGCTAACATTACAAATATGACCCCAAACTCCAAAATGGAGCCAGGAGAGCCTTGCTTGAGAGCAACTACATGTCATCGTTGAAATATTCTATGCATAAAGAAGAGTATTTTATGTAttacattatatattttatttacttgttcCTTATAAATCTTTTCACCTTTTGACTGTAGACAAACAATTATATTATAAAACTCTTTAGCAAAAATATAGACTTGACACAAATGTTTATTTTGGTATCTACTAAAAAGCTACACGGGGCAGATGCATTCAAATTTTATTTGATGTTCTGGATGTAAattgattgcttttgctcaactTTTCTATATTAAAAACACACTGCTAATGCCGTGAAGGCAAAATGTATAAAAGGGTTAATCAGGATATCAAAATCTGTTGAAAACAAAGTCCTGTCCCAGGGGTCATCACTCCAGAAGAGACCAGGCTGCATCCTGGGCTGGTGGAAGCTGGTGTCAGCATTCTTCTGGCAGCATCGTACGGTCGGGTCCTGAAATTAGCCAGAGCATTTCTGCTCCATGTTACTCATGTAGCCGAATTAATCTTTCTTAAGCAAAGTTGTTAGTTTAATTCCTTCCAGACTCTTAGGATCGCAAATGCAATTCAGTACCTGCTGGTTTAAGACCAGAACAGATTTCTGTGTAAAATCTTCTGTCGTAGCCGTCACAGTAATGCCATTTTTTATCTTTGTATTTGAGACCATCTGCAAAAGTGTATTTCCCCTGCAAAACATGTTGAAGCAGAGATTTAATAAACATGATGGATGGATTGAGTACGACCAAGGTTAGTGTTTCCACTGCCAAAACCGTGCGTTAGCCGAGCAGAATGAGTGCGTGGTTCAGCTCGGGCTTAAACAGTCTTGGGAACCACATCTGCGGAGCAGCCCCACCCCTCACATTTGGGTGCGAGAGCCCACCGAGGGGGCGAAAAATTGGCTTGGCTCAGAAATCCACTTATTTCACCTCAAAACCTTCCCTGCGGTGGGGCCTCCAGGCAGGGCCGCTCCCCGACAGTGGAGGCCCCTTGGGGTGAGGGTCCCCCGCCCCTGCCCGGGGTACCTGCGTGGGCACCCCGCGGTGCCAGACCGCCCGGTATCTGCCGCCGTTGGGGAACAGCAGCTCTCCCTCGCCGTCAAACATCCCGTCCCTCAGCGCTCCCCGGTACTCGGTGCCCGTCGGCAGCGCGTAGGAGCCCTGTCCCTCCATCCTGGAAGAGACAGGGCGgttggggaggggctggggggcgggcagcccccccccgcgccccgccggtcCCACCTGCCGCGGACGGTGCCCCCGCTGTAGCGGCCGCCCGTCACCTCCATGGCGGCCCGGCCCGACGGCGCGGCCATGTCGCCATGGCaacggcggcgcggcggggccgccaaGCCCCGCCCCTCACTGCCCCCGCGCATGCGCACGCTCCGCCCCCTGCCGGCGGCGCATgcgccctgcccgctccctgccggcggcgcatgcgcggggcgggcgggcgctgagGGGAGCTCAAGGAGAGCGCGGCCGCCATGCCGGGCTCCCTGCAGGTGCCCTCCCTGGAGGAGCTCGATGTGCAGGAGGTGAGTGagcgcccggccgccgccgccgggccttTCCCCCGCGGGCCCGGCGCCCAGGCGGGCCGCCCCCATTGCCGCTCTGCCCCGCTGTAGGTGAGCGTCAGCTCGGCCGTGCTGAAGGCCGCGGCCCACCACTACGGCGCGCAGTGCGACCGCCCCAACAAGGAGTTCATGCTGTGCCGCTGGGAGGAGAAGGACCCGCGGAGGTGCCTGCAGGAGGGACGCCAGGTCAACCAGTGCGCCCTCGAGTTCTTCAGGTGAGCGGGGCCCCCCTCCCTGCGTCCCGGAGGGCTCCCGGGCGGAGAGCCCCGCTGCTGCGGCCGCTCGCTGCCTGGCGGAGGCCTTCGCCTGCCCCGAAAGCGTTTCGGGGCATCTCCCGGTATAGCGGATCCTTGCCGAGCTCTGCTCTTCGTGCTCTGGCAGTCACTcggtttaattaaaaaagctgCTCCCTCCACGACCTTCAGAGTCTTTATTGTTGCTTCTTAAACTTTAACTCTTAAAAACAGAGGCTGTGccctcttttttctgttttatttatttatttatacctTAATTTATCCCTTCACATGAAGCTCCGTGGCCTGTGCTCCAGAATAGGTGGCTCAGGTTTTTGTTAGGTTGGCAAAGGAATGCTGCGGGGGGGTGGAAAGCTTGCTCCTTCAGCACCTTGCAACTATATTATGAAATTTAGGAAACCAACCTAAGCTTTGCACTGTCTGTCCTCACTGTTTCACAGGTGAATTACCGTGAAAGCTCGGGTCTATACGCCATTTGCCTCTTCTGACCAAAAGTGTAGATCCAAGGCATGTGCCAGTATCATGTTCTTAAGTTGCTAGTAAAAGGCCTGGTTTAGTTAGCTCAAAGCATGTCCACTTCCAGTATAGCAGCTAGTAATCAGAAACCTCTGGTCTAAGCATGTCTTCTTGAGCTTAAGACATCAAAATAGTTTGGAAGTTTTAGAGCATTCTATAATATACACTAAAACAAAATATCTCATACAGAGGAGCTGTTTGTGTCTACCTAGCAAGAATACCTTCCACATACTAGTTAAGTTATTGCTAGTCCTACTTGTAGCTACAATGATACAAACTTAACTGGTATTGTTACCAAGTTCTGTTTAATGGTGCTTCAAGTACAGACTTCTCTGAATATGTTAAATGTTCCCAAGAACTTAAAACTACAAAAACCACTTTATCACAAGTTGAGGTTTGAATGAGTAAGAGAGAAGAGCATTAACATTCTGACACTTGCTGatggttttctttctgtgatcTCTTACAGGAAAATTAAGACGCATTGTGCGGAGCCATTTACCGAGTACTGGACGTGCATTGACTACACCAACTTGCAGGAGCTCCGTCGGTGCCGGAAGCAGCAGGCAGTGTTTGATAACTGTGTGCTGGAGAAGTTGGGTTGGGTGAGGCCTGATCTGGGACAGCTCTCTAAGGTAACTTTCTACCTTTTTGATCAGATAGCTAGATTCTTCTCAACCTTCTTGCGTGCGTTTTGTTCAGGCCAGGTCTCAAACTCTTCTCCTGGCCAGAAGGTGATTCATAAACTCAGCACTGGAAGTTTGTGGACTTAATAGTTAAGTCAGGACTCTGTCAGCAATCTTTATGGTTGCTTTCCTGGAAGACTTGCACTTTTCTTCGTGACActcttgctttttgcttttcctgGTGCAGAGGCCTTTCCTTTAGGAGTGAAGCTCACATGCATGTAGAACTCCTCTCTAGTTCTGAGAGAAATACCCCTCCTCTCCCTTTAATTAGAAGTATTCTGGAGATAGAAGCTCCTGTCAGATCAGCAGTGTGTCCTTAGTGTCGCCTTCTTGGTGGTTCTTCCTGTAAGTTCTGACTCAGTCTAGCTTTTCTATTAAATGCTGTGAGAAGTTgtataatttcttccttttcctttccaggttACGAAAGTGAAGACAGACCGTCCTATGCCTGAGAATGTCTATCACTCTAGACCTAGGCCAGAGCCAAATCCACCCATTGAAGGAGAGCTGAAGCCTTCTCCCTTTGGCAGTAGGCTCTTTTTCTGGTCCTGGTAAATTGGGCAGGCTGTGCCATAGCTACAGCACAGAGACAGGTTGCTTGCAAATGTGAATTGTCGGGTATGTGTTGGGTATAACTAATCATTAAAGAACCCCAAACTGTTACATGGCTTGGTAGACTTCTTTAAGCATGCTCACACATTGTAGTaactaaaaaaaatgtatttccctGTTTTGCACAGTGCTGTCATGTAAACGTAGCCCAGATCTTTGACTGCTGCTTCAATCAATCAAAAACTGGCGTGAGACTTTAGTTATTTGCTTACCAAGAACGCTGCCAGTTGGGTCAAGGAAACTTTCGGGAACAAACAAGTTGTTAATGTCTTCCCTTAGTCTTGCAACTGATAATCATGCATTTTTTTCCGAGGGACTCCTGTGGAGCCTAAAATGTGTCTTGGAGCAAGGGTTTAGTCAAATCTGTGGCTTTTGCTAGGTATGAGGTCAGTACTGTTCCTGACATGAAGATCCTTGTTCTTCTTACCAGCTACTCACTCCTCATGCAGCTGGGTttttggcttccttttttttttttaattttttattggGGGACCACAAGCTCCTTCATCAGAAAAATTGCACTAAATTTTCAACACCTTTAAAGAAACATGATCTCCTAAAGGATCTTCCAGTCCCAATGTAAGATGTCTTGTCTTCTGTCTCGAGGCCCTGTCTTGAGGGACTTGGGGCAGATTCTTTCCATTGTTTCACTGTGATAATCTGTTTGATAGAGGAGTAAACAAgctttaatttatcttttcaaCAACATTTAAAAGTCATATATTTCATAGAATGTAAATCCAATCTTTTGTCTACTTTCACCCAATAGCAAGAACGTTATTACAGAggtcagaaaaaattaaatgatcTTGTTTTCACAAAGCCAGGCACAGTTTAGGTTGCCCTGGGCCAGATTGTGTAGCCTGAGCCATAGCAAAGACTTGAATAGTGCTTTGCTCCTTGAGTAGCCTGGCTGGTACTAGGATCTGAGGATTTACTATCTCCTTGTTTGGGGTAGGATTAAACTGTAATGGGTCTGTAGCTGCAGCATGTGTTTCTGATCCATGGAGCTCGAGGGGAAAATTGTATAACATTTATCTAAAAATAGCTCAAGCACCGTGTGGCTCATGGGTTTTTGCTACTTTCTGCTTGGGTGTGTTGACTGAGACTCAAAGCAGGTGCTGTGGCATAcatgtttgcattttaatgtACATATCGGGCTGTCTTAGCAGCTCCTTGTCTAAATCTGTGAGGTGGTGTGCACCTTTGCAGTTTCTTGCAGATCACTGCCAGCATTTCAGAGCAGCCATGTACTGCTGAAGAAAGATAACCCCTTTCCTGCAGAGACTGAAATTAGGACAAGCTTGAGGTCTAATTACATTCAGCTGAGTGAAATGAGGTTTGGCCAAGCAGAGGATAAATTGTTCTGGGATGTTAACACGTGTCACATCTGATCTTTTGTTGCTGACCCACTCCAATAGTTAAGCAACCTCACAGAAAGTCCTTTTAGAGATTACTTACTAAGTTTTGCTAATAACTTACTATTGTCAGCATAACATATGAACATCAAAAGCTGAACATCTGCTTTTGAATAAACAGGCATGGGCATTCCAGTAGTCGGCCCCTAATCATAATTAAGAGTATTTTTCCCAATAAATTGCTTCTGAAAAGAATGACATGCATAAATAGGGGGGCAGGTTTTTTAAGCAGCCTTTTACGAACCCCACCTTTAAGCTGGCTAGTactgtaagcaaaaaaaaaaaaaatgatttatGCTGCAGCCTCAGAGGTTTAAGGTTGTTCATCTGTTTCATGACAGCTGAATCTGCTGCCTCTTGCGTGGTTGGTCCAGTAATGATCTGACCACGTTTGAAAGTCAGATTTAACTGTCCGCTCACCTAAAGTCCCTCTTTATTTTCAGTCAGGAGTGGGCAGGTGAATGTACCGAAGAGAACAGCAGAAGAGGACAATGAAGAGATAAAGTCAAGTAGAATTCAGCTGTATCATGAGCACTTCTTCCATTAACCTCTTTGAGATAACTGCTGCTTGTCTTTATCTCTTGGCTgactctctgaaaaaaaaaaaaaagtgttgccaGAGGTCTGTTCCTTGGCGCTTCGGACAGTGCCTGTGTTTAGCTGTTCCTGTTCAAAATCATTGCGTGGCTTTACTCAAACATAGATGCCCCCTTTGGAGCTGTAATGTTTTCTTGGAAACTTTAGAACAAGTGAATGTCAAGATTGAGTAAAGACCATAAAAGTATTTTTGAGGAATGtctcttgacatttttttggCAGCTGGAGAGCAGACGCATACAGATACAACACAGATATTTTACTGGCGATGTGGGAAGTGTTATTTGTTATGTTGTAGGCTCTTAGTTCTGCCAGAGCTTCTAATCACGTGTGTCGAATTAGCAAAACGTTAAGCCAGCATCGTGGTAGCTTGCCACACCGTGGGTTAGATTAAGCAGAACCTGCTCTTTCAGATTATGGATGGGAAGAGTAAAATCCCAGTGTACTTTCTAACCTCGGTAAGGTAGAAGGGTGCGTTTCTGGCGCAGCAGAACTGTGGCGCTAGCTGAACAGCATCCTTCTGAAAAGAAAGTTTCCTCTTCGAGACATCTGGCAGTTTGATGTGCCCTGGTCTCAAATGGCTCTGCTGAGCTCCCAAGGCAAAAGAGCTGGAGAAGGTGTGCAGTAAGCCAGAAAGGCCGGGAGTCCACCAGTGACTCCCGCTCTGCTTATAGCCACCAGATCTGAGCCCGTGGTGGGAAGCAATTGGTTTTATTTAACTTCCTTGCAAGCTCCATAATTCTGTTGCGTGTCATATTACACCTATTATCCCTGCTGTAAAATACACTTTTAGAAGTTAGTTCAGGTGGAACCAGCGTTTCAGGCATTTATAAGCTGAGATTGGCTGTGTAAACCACCTGTGTACTCCCCTTCCTCTGCCTTCAATTGCAGTGTGGTTCTAGAATAGATAAAGAAAGTAATTTCCCCCACCCACAttcataagaaaagaaaaacctgcatttttaCACCTGGGATTCATCATTTTAAAGAACCTTTACCTCCAGAACAAGGATACTCCTATAAAACTAGAGAAGAAAGTTGGAGCTCAGGATAACTCTGTAAAATCATCTTGAAAGCTTGTTGTGTACTCTTGTACTAGACGAGTTTTGAAACTAGAATCCATCTGGGTATTAACAGGAGATTTAAGACTCCCTCTTGTGGTGGCATTAAGCTGATCTTGGGCATCTGCGTGAAGATTTTACCATCACGGACGTCTGAAGGCTACTTCACTATCGCTGCTAGACACTTGGTTAGGTTTTCTGTCTTTGCCACAAAATTCACTTGAACATTGTCTCTACTGGATTTTTCCTACACATAAAAATCTCTTGAATTGAGTATGAaataagaagaggaagaaaaatggttTGAAAACGTTCTGTTCACCCCAATCATGTTTGGTGTGACTTAAGGAAGTTAAGGTGGAGCAGAAGTAGATGGAGGTGGTTGAGAAATTGCAGTGTAAAGTGTATTTGCTTCTCTGGCTCCAGAAAGGGGGTGTCCTGGTGCTGCCGAGATCAGGATGGTTCTGAGCCTGTGGGGATGGTGCTAGCA
Coding sequences:
- the MORN5 gene encoding MORN repeat-containing protein 5 isoform X2, with translation MAAPSGRAAMEVTGGRYSGGTVRGRMEGQGSYALPTGTEYRGALRDGMFDGEGELLFPNGGRYRAVWHRGVPTQGKYTFADGLKYKDKKWHYCDGYDRRFYTEICSGLKPADISQFTNLDPPRKIPEGCYDCGDGFYNPETRVIVDYKLRFLRNAGLEYFWKKDSKFNLKSTAVQEKKD
- the MORN5 gene encoding MORN repeat-containing protein 5 isoform X1, translated to MAAPSGRAAMEVTGGRYSGGTVRGRMEGQGSYALPTGTEYRGALRDGMFDGEGELLFPNGGRYRAVWHRGVPTQGKYTFADGLKYKDKKWHYCDGYDRRFYTEICSGLKPADISQFTNLDPPRKIPEGCYDCGDGFYNPETRVIVDYKLRFLRNADDEEHEWIIRTCRKALDETIEHKPNPCKQVLLDDNIPEQVI
- the NDUFA8 gene encoding NADH dehydrogenase [ubiquinone] 1 alpha subcomplex subunit 8 isoform X1 translates to MPGSLQVPSLEELDVQEVSVSSAVLKAAAHHYGAQCDRPNKEFMLCRWEEKDPRRCLQEGRQVNQCALEFFRKIKTHCAEPFTEYWTCIDYTNLQELRRCRKQQAVFDNCVLEKLGWVRPDLGQLSKVTKVKTDRPMPENVYHSRPRPEPNPPIEGELKPSPFGSRLFFWSW
- the NDUFA8 gene encoding NADH dehydrogenase [ubiquinone] 1 alpha subcomplex subunit 8 isoform X2, with product MPGSLQVPSLEELDVQEVSVSSAVLKAAAHHYGAQCDRPNKEFMLCRWEEKDPRRCLQEGRQVNQKIKTHCAEPFTEYWTCIDYTNLQELRRCRKQQAVFDNCVLEKLGWVRPDLGQLSKVTKVKTDRPMPENVYHSRPRPEPNPPIEGELKPSPFGSRLFFWSW